Below is a genomic region from Jiangella gansuensis DSM 44835.
CGGGATCGTCGTCGACGAGGACCGCCACCGGGCGCTGCGCCGACAGCCGCTTCAGTACACCGACCTTGAACAGCCGGGCCGGACGGCGGTCGTCGTCGGGCCGCAGCAGTACCCGGCCGGCCGGTGCGCGGTGCTCGGACAGCCATTCCTGGGTGACGGTGCGCGTGCGCTCCGGCCGGCCGCTGAGGTAGAGGATGTCGTGATCCTCGGCCACCTTCCGGACCAGTGCGAAACCCTCGGGATACGGCGCATCGTCACCCATGCCGGCGAAGAAGCCGGCCCAGTTCTTCGGCCGGCCCTGCAGGTGGTGAAGGCGGTGGCCGACGTCGGCGAGCACGCCGTCGATGTCGATGACGGCCAGCGGTCGGATCATGAGTCTCCCGGCAGGACGGTGCGATAGCCGGCGGCGTCGAGCCCCGCGAGGATCTGCTCGAGCGCCGCGACGGTCTGGGAGCGGTCGCCGCCGCCGTCGTGCAGCAGGATGACCGCACCGGGACGGATCTGACCGAGCACGTCCTGAACGATAGACGTCGTCCCGGGTCGCGACCAGTCACGGGGGTCGACCGTCCAGTCCAGCGGCCGCAGCCCGAGGTCGTCGAGCACCGGCTCCACCTCCGGCTGCACCGCGGTGTTGGGCTGGCGGAAGTACGGTACGTCCGCCTCGCCGCCGAGCGCGGCCTCGATCGCCTCGTCGGCCTCGGCGATCTGCCGCTCGATCTTGTCCCGGTCGCGGTCGGCGAGCTCGTCGTCGTGCGTGTCGGTGTGGTTGCACAACGCATGCCCGGCATCGACCACCTGCCTCAGCACCTCCGGGTGCTCACGGACCCGCTGACCGACCACGCAGAACACCGCGGTCGCGTCGTGCTGCT
It encodes:
- a CDS encoding nucleotidase, encoding MIRPLAVIDIDGVLADVGHRLHHLQGRPKNWAGFFAGMGDDAPYPEGFALVRKVAEDHDILYLSGRPERTRTVTQEWLSEHRAPAGRVLLRPDDDRRPARLFKVGVLKRLSAQRPVAVLVDDDPAVCAAARAAGFAVYEAEWSRPDPTLFAAQEADGRT
- a CDS encoding polysaccharide deacetylase family protein; protein product: MNNLSWPATILLGIMLGLVAVAAERTADEERRGSIADGATAAPSEPGATGDADDGRSGGDAGDEGAEGGDGGSGGETSPDTGGASVDYAVTLTFDDGPHPVYTPQVLDLLEQHDATAVFCVVGQRVREHPEVLRQVVDAGHALCNHTDTHDDELADRDRDKIERQIAEADEAIEAALGGEADVPYFRQPNTAVQPEVEPVLDDLGLRPLDWTVDPRDWSRPGTTSIVQDVLGQIRPGAVILLHDGGGDRSQTVAALEQILAGLDAAGYRTVLPGDS